A single region of the Ketogulonicigenium vulgare WSH-001 genome encodes:
- a CDS encoding ABC transporter substrate-binding protein produces the protein MKKTSFLRNSALTLALAATVSAPALAQTPPNALVMAWNIDAISTFDPAQIAEVVTDEIYRNACESLVDFDVADESNYVPALAESWETSEDGLTMTFHLREGLTFRDGSPATAGDLAWSMQRVVRLGFGNAATLIEYGFTAANIEQTITAPDDRTLVLTLDRPYPASLILGSIAANRVASLLDRKVVEANATGDDLGNAYLATRTECVGPYNLVRWNPGEVVMLQANETAGGSRTPGLDQILIRHVAETGSQRLLIERGDVDVARNLNAEDLADLEQNENIKIETVLKPSMFYLAMNMDHPALNDSRVRLAMRYLIDYQGLGDTVMRGVGVPRASYVQYPAVGALDLEEGQPFSLDLDKARELLTEAGYPDGFTATLLIGSHPYGSPIGQALQETAAQVGITLNMERMSNSQLFSRTRGREFETALLGFGASIPDAHMMSSRMVFNPDNAAEANLGQYPSWRSAYFDEDANARVEEAMMERDPARRIELYHALQRDQMENGPLAFIMQTMDPAALRTTITAYPRNGFRVYYDAVTK, from the coding sequence ATGAAAAAGACGTCGTTCTTGCGCAATTCCGCGCTGACGCTGGCGCTTGCCGCCACGGTCAGCGCCCCTGCACTGGCGCAGACTCCGCCGAACGCGCTGGTCATGGCATGGAATATCGACGCGATTTCCACCTTTGACCCCGCCCAAATCGCCGAAGTCGTCACCGACGAGATCTATCGCAACGCCTGCGAAAGCCTTGTCGATTTCGACGTCGCGGACGAGTCGAACTATGTCCCCGCGCTGGCCGAAAGCTGGGAGACCTCGGAAGACGGTCTGACCATGACCTTTCACCTGCGCGAAGGCCTGACCTTCCGCGATGGCTCGCCCGCAACGGCGGGTGATCTGGCCTGGTCGATGCAGCGCGTCGTACGCCTCGGCTTTGGCAATGCCGCCACGTTGATCGAATACGGCTTTACGGCTGCAAATATCGAACAGACCATCACCGCGCCCGATGACCGCACGCTGGTGCTGACGCTGGACCGGCCCTATCCGGCCAGCCTGATCCTCGGCTCGATCGCTGCAAACCGCGTCGCCAGCTTGCTGGACCGCAAGGTGGTCGAGGCGAATGCGACGGGCGACGATTTGGGCAATGCGTACCTTGCGACCCGCACGGAATGCGTCGGCCCCTATAACCTTGTGCGCTGGAACCCCGGCGAAGTCGTGATGCTGCAGGCGAATGAAACCGCGGGCGGCAGCCGCACCCCCGGCCTTGACCAGATCCTGATCCGCCATGTGGCCGAAACCGGCAGCCAGCGTCTGCTGATCGAACGCGGCGATGTCGATGTTGCCCGCAACCTGAATGCCGAAGATCTGGCTGATCTTGAGCAGAACGAAAATATCAAAATCGAAACAGTGCTTAAGCCGTCGATGTTCTACCTTGCGATGAACATGGATCACCCGGCGCTGAACGATAGCCGCGTGCGTCTGGCGATGCGCTACCTGATCGACTATCAGGGTCTGGGCGATACGGTTATGCGCGGTGTCGGCGTGCCGCGCGCCAGCTACGTGCAATACCCCGCCGTTGGCGCGTTGGATCTAGAGGAAGGTCAACCCTTCTCGCTGGATCTGGATAAGGCCCGCGAACTGCTGACCGAGGCAGGCTATCCCGATGGTTTCACCGCCACGCTGCTGATCGGCTCGCACCCCTATGGCTCGCCCATCGGTCAAGCGCTGCAAGAGACCGCAGCCCAGGTCGGCATCACGCTGAACATGGAGCGTATGTCGAATTCGCAGCTGTTCTCGCGCACCCGTGGCCGCGAGTTCGAGACCGCGCTGCTGGGCTTTGGCGCCTCGATCCCCGATGCGCATATGATGTCCTCGCGCATGGTGTTTAACCCCGACAACGCCGCCGAAGCGAACCTTGGCCAATATCCGAGCTGGCGTTCGGCCTATTTCGACGAGGATGCCAATGCCCGCGTCGAAGAAGCCATGATGGAGCGCGACCCCGCCCGCCGGATCGAGCTGTATCACGCGCTGCAACGTGACCAGATGGAAAACGGCCCGCTGGCGTTCATCATGCAAACGATGGACCCCGCTGCGCTGCGCACCACGATCACCGCCTATCCGCGCAATGGTTTCCGCGTCTATTACGACGCTGTCACCAAGTAA
- a CDS encoding ABC transporter permease, with amino-acid sequence MTDLPVTTDDERRADRRAFVTRALRLIISVAVTLLGLITLTFFIGRLLPLDPVLAILGDNVSQEAYDRMRTQLGLDQPIWVQYWMYLTKALTLDFGMSLTSSRPVVEDIARVFPATIELATVAIFIGTFLGIPAGVLAAMYRGSIFDHMIRLFSLVIYSMPNFWLGLMGLMVFYAGLGWVAGPGRIGFVYEFSVAPGTGFLLIDTALQGNWDAFKNVFSHIILPASLLGFGAMAYISRMTRSFMTEQLSQEYIITARVKGLSWARTVWGHAFRNIAVQLATVVALSYAFLLEGAVLIETVFVWPGFGRYLTTALMAGDMNAVVGCTLVVGIIFVVINLICDLLYRVLDPRTR; translated from the coding sequence ATGACCGATCTGCCGGTTACAACAGATGACGAGCGCCGCGCCGATCGGCGCGCCTTTGTCACCCGCGCCCTACGCCTTATTATTTCCGTAGCCGTGACGCTGCTGGGCTTGATTACGCTTACCTTTTTCATCGGTCGCTTGCTGCCGCTGGACCCGGTGCTGGCGATCCTTGGCGACAATGTCAGCCAAGAGGCCTATGACCGTATGCGCACGCAGCTTGGCCTCGATCAGCCGATCTGGGTGCAATATTGGATGTATCTGACCAAGGCGTTGACGCTTGATTTTGGCATGTCGCTGACATCGAGCCGTCCCGTGGTCGAGGATATCGCCCGCGTCTTTCCCGCCACGATCGAGCTGGCGACCGTGGCTATTTTCATCGGCACATTCCTGGGTATTCCCGCCGGCGTACTGGCCGCGATGTATCGCGGCTCGATCTTTGACCACATGATCCGCCTGTTCAGCCTTGTGATCTATTCCATGCCGAATTTCTGGCTGGGTCTGATGGGCCTTATGGTCTTTTACGCTGGCCTTGGTTGGGTCGCGGGGCCGGGCCGGATCGGCTTTGTCTATGAATTCTCGGTCGCGCCGGGCACCGGATTTTTGCTGATCGACACGGCGTTGCAGGGCAATTGGGACGCGTTCAAGAATGTGTTCAGCCATATCATCCTGCCCGCCTCGCTGCTGGGTTTTGGCGCCATGGCCTATATCAGCCGCATGACCCGCAGCTTTATGACCGAGCAGCTCTCGCAAGAATATATCATCACCGCCCGTGTCAAAGGTCTGAGCTGGGCGCGCACCGTCTGGGGCCATGCATTTCGCAATATCGCGGTGCAATTGGCAACGGTGGTCGCGCTGTCCTATGCCTTCTTGCTGGAAGGCGCCGTGCTGATCGAGACCGTTTTCGTCTGGCCGGGCTTTGGCCGTTATCTGACCACCGCGCTGATGGCGGGCGATATGAATGCTGTCGTCGGCTGCACGCTGGTTGTCGGCATCATTTTCGTCGTGATCAACCTGATCTGCGATCTTCTTTACCGGGTCCTTGATCCGCGCACGCGCTGA
- the nikC gene encoding nickel transporter permease, whose translation MTSTPDTSNPTGLRAWLHAPVPQTARQARAQHIWRKIKQMLANPSGMIGLGVLLVIIMAALLAPMIAPYSPFSQNLQARLLPPSAAHWLGTDELGRDVLSRLLYGSRITLYMAFLTAAIVGPVGLIIGTVSGYFGGLVDTVLMRVVDLFMAFPSLILAMAFSAALGPGIENAVIAISLAAWPPIARLARAETLMIRNSDYVAAVRLQATPAWRIIIGHIAPMCIPSVIVRVTLNMAAIILTAAGLGFLGLGAQPPSPEWGAMLSVGRDFMFTHWWIAAIPGCAILITSLAFNLLGDGLRDVLDPRNV comes from the coding sequence ATGACATCTACCCCTGACACATCCAACCCGACGGGCCTGCGCGCATGGCTGCACGCCCCGGTGCCGCAAACCGCGCGGCAGGCGCGCGCGCAGCATATCTGGCGCAAGATCAAACAGATGCTGGCGAACCCTTCGGGGATGATCGGCCTTGGCGTGCTGTTGGTCATTATCATGGCCGCCCTGCTGGCGCCCATGATTGCGCCCTATAGCCCGTTCAGCCAGAATTTGCAGGCGCGTCTGCTGCCGCCATCAGCGGCGCATTGGCTGGGCACGGACGAGCTGGGCCGCGATGTGCTGTCGCGCCTGCTCTATGGCTCGCGCATCACGCTCTATATGGCGTTTCTGACGGCTGCGATTGTCGGGCCGGTCGGTCTGATCATCGGTACCGTTTCCGGCTATTTCGGCGGCCTCGTCGATACGGTTCTGATGCGGGTCGTTGATTTGTTCATGGCTTTTCCCAGCCTGATCCTTGCCATGGCCTTTTCGGCCGCACTGGGGCCGGGGATTGAAAACGCGGTCATCGCTATCTCGCTGGCCGCCTGGCCGCCGATCGCGCGCCTCGCGCGGGCCGAGACGCTGATGATCCGCAATTCCGATTACGTCGCCGCCGTCCGCCTGCAGGCGACACCTGCCTGGCGCATCATCATTGGCCATATCGCACCGATGTGCATCCCTTCGGTCATCGTGCGCGTCACGCTGAACATGGCCGCGATTATCCTGACGGCGGCGGGACTTGGCTTTTTGGGCCTTGGCGCGCAACCGCCCAGCCCGGAATGGGGCGCGATGCTGTCGGTGGGCCGCGATTTCATGTTCACCCATTGGTGGATCGCCGCCATTCCCGGCTGTGCGATCTTGATCACCAGCCTTGCCTTTAACCTGCTGGGCGATGGCCTGCGCGATGTATTGGATCCCCGCAATGTCTGA
- a CDS encoding ABC transporter ATP-binding protein, with the protein MSDNLLHVRNLRVSFKTARGPVDVVRGISFDIGREKVGIVGESGSGKSLTGRSMLKLLPKTATITADKLEFMGEDLQGASERRMRQIRGRHISMILQDPKFSLNPLVKIGPQIVEAYRVHHKVAGAAAKARAIEMLESVHIRDPEHVFNLYPHEVSGGMGQRVMIAMMLIPEPDLIIADEPTSALDVTVRRQVLSILDELVTRRGTGLMFISHDLNMVASFCDRVLVMYAGRIMEDLPARDLHKAQHPYTRALLQSLPRLDKPTDRLVVPTRDPAWLTEPTLQTKFEPSA; encoded by the coding sequence ATGTCTGATAATCTGTTGCATGTCCGAAACCTGCGCGTCTCGTTCAAGACGGCGCGCGGCCCCGTCGATGTGGTGCGCGGCATCTCGTTCGATATCGGGCGGGAAAAGGTCGGGATTGTGGGCGAAAGCGGCTCGGGCAAATCGCTGACCGGGCGCTCGATGCTAAAGCTGCTGCCAAAAACCGCAACCATCACCGCCGACAAGCTGGAATTCATGGGCGAGGACCTGCAAGGCGCGTCCGAGCGGCGGATGCGTCAAATCCGCGGCCGCCATATCTCGATGATCCTGCAGGACCCGAAATTCTCGCTGAACCCGCTGGTCAAGATTGGGCCGCAGATTGTCGAGGCGTATCGCGTCCACCACAAGGTTGCAGGGGCCGCCGCCAAGGCCCGCGCCATCGAGATGCTGGAATCCGTCCATATCCGCGACCCTGAACATGTCTTTAACCTCTATCCGCACGAAGTGTCGGGCGGGATGGGCCAGCGCGTGATGATCGCGATGATGCTGATCCCCGAACCCGATCTGATCATCGCGGACGAGCCGACCTCGGCCCTCGATGTGACGGTGCGCCGTCAGGTCCTGAGCATTCTGGACGAGTTGGTCACCCGGCGCGGCACCGGCCTCATGTTCATCAGCCACGATCTGAACATGGTGGCCAGTTTCTGCGACCGCGTGCTGGTCATGTATGCCGGCCGCATCATGGAGGATCTGCCCGCCCGCGACCTGCATAAGGCGCAGCACCCCTATACCCGCGCCCTACTGCAAAGCCTGCCCCGCCTTGATAAGCCGACCGACCGCCTTGTCGTGCCCACCCGCGATCCCGCATGGCTGACCGAGCCGACCCTGCAAACCAAATTCGAGCCATCCGCATGA
- a CDS encoding ABC transporter ATP-binding protein, translating to MSDQNFVNVTGMTISFGTGSKRRQVVRDVSFQIPKGGAYGLIGESGCGKSTILRALAGLNTDFSGTFQFDGETVGNKRGKPFFSRVQMVFQDPYASLHPRKLVQDVLTEPLKVHGFDNIHQRIDDVLRAVGLGPQFRFRYPHELSGGQRQRIAIARALIIEPTLMLLDEPTSALDVSVQAEILNLLKTLREERGLTYLMVSHDLAVIAHICERAGIMQHGRVLEEMTADDIRAGRATADYTRTFLQASLDAIPSQE from the coding sequence ATGAGTGACCAGAACTTTGTCAATGTCACCGGAATGACGATTTCTTTCGGCACCGGCAGCAAGCGCCGTCAGGTCGTGCGCGATGTGTCGTTCCAGATCCCCAAAGGCGGCGCTTACGGCCTGATCGGGGAATCGGGTTGCGGCAAATCGACGATCCTGCGCGCGCTGGCCGGGCTGAACACCGATTTTTCCGGCACCTTCCAGTTCGACGGCGAAACCGTCGGCAACAAGCGCGGCAAGCCGTTCTTTTCCCGCGTGCAGATGGTGTTTCAGGACCCCTATGCCTCGCTGCATCCGCGCAAGCTGGTGCAGGATGTGCTGACCGAGCCGCTGAAAGTCCATGGTTTTGACAATATCCACCAGCGCATTGACGATGTGCTGCGGGCCGTGGGTCTGGGGCCGCAGTTCCGTTTCCGCTATCCGCATGAACTCTCTGGCGGTCAGCGCCAACGTATCGCCATTGCCCGCGCGCTGATTATCGAGCCGACGCTGATGCTGCTGGACGAGCCAACCTCGGCGCTGGATGTCTCGGTGCAGGCGGAAATCCTGAACCTTTTGAAAACCCTGCGCGAGGAACGCGGCCTGACCTATCTGATGGTCAGTCACGACCTTGCCGTCATTGCCCATATTTGCGAGCGCGCCGGCATCATGCAGCACGGCCGCGTCCTCGAGGAAATGACCGCAGACGACATCCGCGCTGGACGGGCAACGGCGGATTATACCCGCACCTTCTTGCAAGCCAGCCTCGACGCCATTCCTTCACAAGAGTAA
- a CDS encoding serine hydrolase domain-containing protein, which yields MTPCTNPNGQWQSDDSAFSPAAKAAITAVADSQNTDAALVIIGGKIVYAYGDTTRKYLCHSIRKSFLAALMGQDVADGTIDLNATMKDLNIDDNDGLSDVELQAQVYDLLTARSGVYHAAGYETKWMQRIKEKRHSHAPGTFWCYNNWDFNALGTVFVQQTGLSVADAFQQRIAGPVGMEDFSLAGDTPDAWRESFQQSRHDAYPFRMSSRDLARFGQLYLQGGRWSDQQILPEGWAEECVMLYSHAGARGGYGYMFWLERDGVFAPGVKTPKGSYSANGAGGHYCMVVPEHDMVIIHRVDTETPGTELSKFGFGKFLKAVFAATAA from the coding sequence ATGACCCCCTGCACCAACCCCAACGGCCAATGGCAAAGCGACGACAGCGCCTTTAGCCCCGCCGCCAAAGCCGCGATCACCGCCGTTGCTGATAGCCAGAACACTGATGCCGCGCTGGTCATTATCGGCGGCAAAATCGTGTATGCCTATGGTGATACGACCCGCAAATACCTGTGCCACTCGATCCGCAAAAGCTTTCTGGCGGCGCTGATGGGGCAGGATGTCGCGGATGGCACCATCGACCTGAATGCCACGATGAAAGACCTGAACATCGACGACAACGACGGCCTGTCCGACGTCGAATTGCAGGCGCAGGTCTATGATCTGCTGACCGCCCGTTCCGGCGTGTACCACGCCGCCGGATACGAGACGAAATGGATGCAGCGCATCAAGGAAAAGCGCCATTCCCACGCGCCCGGCACCTTTTGGTGCTATAACAACTGGGATTTCAACGCGCTTGGCACGGTCTTTGTGCAGCAAACCGGCCTGTCTGTTGCAGACGCCTTCCAGCAGCGCATCGCCGGTCCCGTCGGAATGGAGGATTTCTCGCTTGCGGGTGACACCCCCGATGCTTGGCGAGAGAGCTTCCAGCAGTCGCGCCATGATGCCTATCCGTTCCGCATGTCCTCGCGCGATTTGGCGCGGTTTGGCCAGCTTTACCTGCAAGGCGGGCGCTGGAGCGATCAGCAGATCCTGCCCGAAGGCTGGGCCGAGGAATGCGTCATGCTGTATTCCCACGCCGGCGCCCGCGGCGGCTATGGCTATATGTTCTGGCTGGAACGCGACGGCGTCTTTGCGCCCGGCGTGAAAACGCCAAAAGGCAGCTATTCCGCCAATGGCGCGGGCGGCCATTACTGCATGGTCGTGCCCGAACATGACATGGTGATCATCCACCGCGTCGATACTGAAACACCCGGCACCGAACTGTCCAAATTCGGCTTTGGCAAATTCTTGAAAGCCGTTTTCGCCGCGACTGCGGCCTGA
- a CDS encoding MmgE/PrpD family protein, with product MTTVIQNIAAWCGAQTDFSAAAKRLAAEAITDTLACIVAGRADSATLAVRRAMESQIGASGARIVGGGRAAPAVAALINGTAAHALDFDDNFRPGMSHASAVIVPALLAIADLVDASGEDFVKAYLIALQAQAYVGWGVGYNHYVAGWHGTSTIGSVGTAAGTAWLLGLDTDGIARALTLGVSMASGVKGQFGTSAKPFHAGMAARNAVEAALLAQAGLSGKMDILEGEQGLRELYSGGIITDFWDKTPIDGPHVIETTGVVPKRHPCCGSTHMVIDAILDLQAKHGFTADDIARVDTLVGVANWRNLAYPAPVDEMQARFSMQYCVARALRKGVLSLSDFTQSAVDQYAQDPLMAVITMEHYGEENSKKALHPHKVTLWLKNGGQLEGARSVAKGNLGDAFNDADRMEKFVDCCTGLTNASVDGLFVTCETIALQRDLKAIDPLFNA from the coding sequence ATGACGACCGTTATCCAGAACATCGCCGCGTGGTGCGGCGCACAGACCGACTTTTCCGCCGCCGCCAAACGCCTCGCGGCCGAGGCGATCACCGACACGCTGGCCTGCATCGTCGCGGGCCGCGCCGATTCCGCGACGCTGGCCGTGCGCCGTGCAATGGAAAGCCAGATCGGCGCCAGCGGCGCGCGGATCGTCGGCGGTGGCCGCGCCGCCCCCGCTGTTGCGGCGCTGATCAATGGCACCGCTGCCCATGCCCTTGATTTCGATGACAACTTCCGCCCTGGTATGAGCCATGCCTCGGCCGTGATCGTACCGGCGCTGCTGGCCATTGCCGATCTGGTTGACGCCAGCGGCGAGGATTTCGTCAAAGCCTATCTGATTGCCTTGCAGGCGCAGGCCTATGTCGGCTGGGGCGTGGGGTATAACCATTATGTCGCCGGTTGGCATGGCACCTCGACCATCGGCTCGGTCGGGACCGCCGCAGGCACGGCATGGCTTTTGGGCCTTGATACCGATGGCATCGCCCGCGCATTGACGCTGGGGGTTAGCATGGCCTCGGGCGTCAAGGGGCAGTTCGGCACCTCGGCCAAACCGTTCCACGCCGGCATGGCCGCCCGCAATGCGGTCGAGGCGGCGCTGCTGGCGCAGGCAGGCCTGTCGGGCAAGATGGACATCCTTGAGGGTGAGCAGGGTCTGCGCGAGCTATATTCCGGCGGCATCATCACCGATTTTTGGGACAAGACCCCCATCGACGGCCCCCATGTCATTGAGACCACGGGCGTTGTGCCAAAACGTCATCCCTGCTGCGGCTCGACCCATATGGTGATCGATGCGATCCTTGATTTGCAGGCGAAACATGGGTTTACGGCAGATGACATCGCCCGCGTCGATACGCTGGTGGGCGTCGCGAACTGGCGCAACCTGGCCTATCCCGCGCCGGTGGACGAGATGCAGGCCCGTTTCTCGATGCAATATTGCGTCGCGCGTGCGCTGCGCAAAGGCGTCCTCAGCCTGTCGGACTTTACCCAAAGCGCCGTCGACCAGTATGCCCAAGATCCGCTGATGGCCGTGATCACGATGGAACATTACGGCGAGGAAAACAGCAAAAAGGCGCTACATCCGCATAAGGTCACATTGTGGCTTAAGAATGGCGGCCAATTGGAAGGCGCGCGCAGCGTTGCCAAAGGCAATCTTGGCGATGCGTTCAATGATGCCGACCGGATGGAGAAATTCGTCGATTGCTGCACGGGTCTGACGAATGCCTCCGTCGATGGCCTGTTCGTCACCTGCGAAACCATCGCCCTGCAGCGCGATCTGAAGGCGATTGATCCGCTGTTCAACGCCTGA
- a CDS encoding sensor histidine kinase, which translates to MRAKNDNSSPLMRQFLLLAGVVLTLGMTGTGLWVSAQIERIVVTNSGAITALYVDAMIAPVAQKLAQVDDLTPEDQTRLDQIVRQGGLSRAVSTFNLWDRHGRILYSTRPERIGQIRQDNPRLNTALSGRVYASLRNVTQTDGTREQLAEVYSPIHSSRTGQIIAVAEFYTDSADLREDLWQSRLASWIVVALVTLAMFAALCTIVLRGDRTIRQQRARLADQVQVLSHSLAANAALTQQIEQANRRIAEINDLTLQRLSAELHDGPAQHLAFAAMRLDGVAGQEPVALAVNEALRELRYICRGLVLPELGDLDGETIIHRATATHLARTDAPVDVQIAGPLPPLGLHEKNCLYRFVQETLNNGAHHAPGARQSLRAAAAKGGLQVDTLDDGPGFDLNAATDGLGLRGLRERVLGLGGRFTLHSTAKGGTSVSMWLPQMQKGAE; encoded by the coding sequence ATGCGCGCGAAAAATGACAACTCCAGCCCTTTGATGCGGCAGTTCCTGCTGCTGGCGGGGGTCGTCCTGACCCTTGGCATGACCGGCACCGGCCTGTGGGTCAGTGCCCAGATCGAACGGATCGTCGTGACGAATTCCGGCGCGATTACAGCGCTTTATGTCGATGCGATGATTGCACCCGTCGCGCAAAAACTGGCGCAGGTCGATGATCTGACACCCGAGGATCAGACCCGCCTTGACCAGATCGTGCGGCAAGGTGGCCTCAGCCGCGCCGTATCTACCTTTAACCTGTGGGATCGCCACGGGCGTATTTTATATAGCACCCGGCCCGAGCGGATCGGCCAGATCCGGCAGGACAACCCGCGCCTGAATACCGCACTGTCGGGCCGCGTCTATGCCTCGCTGCGCAATGTCACCCAGACCGATGGCACGCGCGAGCAATTGGCCGAAGTTTACAGCCCGATCCACTCGTCCCGCACGGGACAGATCATCGCGGTCGCTGAATTCTATACGGATAGCGCGGATTTACGCGAAGATCTGTGGCAAAGCCGCCTTGCCAGTTGGATCGTGGTCGCGCTGGTGACGCTGGCGATGTTCGCCGCCCTGTGCACCATCGTCCTGCGCGGCGACCGCACCATTCGCCAACAGCGCGCGCGCCTTGCCGATCAGGTGCAGGTGCTGTCGCACTCCTTGGCCGCGAATGCCGCGCTGACGCAGCAGATCGAGCAGGCCAACCGCCGCATTGCCGAGATCAACGATCTGACCTTGCAGCGCCTCTCTGCCGAACTGCACGACGGCCCCGCCCAGCACCTTGCCTTTGCGGCCATGCGTCTGGACGGCGTTGCGGGGCAAGAACCCGTCGCATTGGCCGTGAACGAGGCCCTGCGCGAGCTGCGTTATATCTGCCGCGGCCTTGTTCTGCCCGAATTGGGGGATTTGGATGGCGAAACGATTATCCACCGCGCGACGGCGACCCACCTTGCCCGCACGGATGCGCCGGTCGATGTGCAGATCGCGGGCCCCTTGCCCCCCCTTGGCTTGCACGAGAAGAACTGCCTGTATCGTTTCGTGCAAGAAACGCTGAACAACGGCGCGCATCATGCGCCCGGCGCGCGGCAAAGCCTGCGCGCGGCCGCAGCCAAGGGGGGCCTTCAGGTCGACACGCTTGACGACGGGCCGGGCTTTGATCTGAATGCGGCGACCGACGGCCTGGGTCTGCGGGGCTTGCGCGAACGCGTTTTGGGTCTTGGCGGCAGGTTTACATTGCACAGCACTGCCAAAGGCGGCACATCGGTCAGCATGTGGCTGCCACAGATGCAGAAAGGCGCTGAATGA
- a CDS encoding response regulator, producing the protein MIRVLIVDDHPIFRSGLSLSLGESPDLQICGEADTAAAALTLARDLRPDVVLLDLSLPGGGLNVLPDLVALDGVNVAVLTASEACDDVMAAINTGARGYILKGIGGAPLIDAVRSIAAGEGYITPTLAARILTEIRVEERLSPQRSASLDLLTPREAEVLNMVAAGHSNKEIARLGDMQEKTVKHHMTRILHKLGARNRTEAALLLRDGTRSDQSRI; encoded by the coding sequence ATGATCCGCGTTTTGATTGTCGATGATCATCCGATCTTTCGCAGCGGGCTAAGCCTGTCGCTGGGCGAAAGCCCCGATCTTCAGATCTGCGGCGAAGCCGATACCGCCGCCGCCGCCCTGACCCTGGCCCGCGATTTGCGCCCCGATGTGGTGCTGCTGGATCTGTCGCTGCCGGGCGGCGGGCTGAATGTTCTGCCGGATTTGGTTGCGCTTGACGGGGTGAATGTCGCTGTGCTGACCGCCTCCGAGGCCTGCGACGATGTGATGGCCGCCATCAACACCGGCGCGCGTGGCTATATCCTAAAAGGGATCGGCGGTGCGCCCCTGATCGACGCCGTGCGCAGCATTGCGGCGGGCGAGGGGTATATCACCCCCACCCTTGCCGCCCGCATCCTGACCGAAATCCGTGTCGAGGAACGCCTGAGCCCCCAGCGCAGTGCCAGCCTTGACCTTTTGACCCCGCGCGAGGCCGAGGTGCTGAATATGGTCGCCGCCGGGCATTCCAACAAGGAAATCGCCCGCCTTGGCGATATGCAGGAAAAGACCGTCAAACATCATATGACCCGCATCCTGCACAAGCTGGGGGCGCGCAACCGCACCGAAGCCGCGCTGCTGCTGCGCGACGGCACGCGATCAGACCAAAGTCGTATCTAA
- a CDS encoding iron ABC transporter substrate-binding protein → MKNAYLAGVAFALGFASVATMASAQSLTIYSGRGEALIGPLVAQFEAETGIDAEVRYGSTAEMAALLMEEGENTPADLFWAQDAGALGALAPHFSDLAAGVNETVLPVFRDPSNKWVATSGRTRVLVYSTDRVEEGALPAAITDLTDEAYRGRVAWAPTNGSFQAFVTAFRLTHGDDAAKAWLEGMIANETKVYRNNGTQIEGIANGEVDFGLVNNYYLGRYTAADAEYPVDQTHFGAGDIGNLVLVAGAGVIDVSDNKDNAQAFIDFLLSPAAQQYITLSGNEYPVREGIIPQATLEPLATVQEISPAVNVNDIGDLEGTLSLLRDVGLL, encoded by the coding sequence ATGAAGAATGCATATCTTGCTGGTGTGGCTTTTGCCCTTGGATTTGCCTCGGTCGCAACCATGGCCAGCGCGCAAAGCCTGACGATCTATTCGGGTCGCGGCGAGGCGCTGATCGGCCCGTTGGTCGCCCAGTTCGAGGCTGAGACCGGCATCGACGCCGAGGTGCGCTATGGCTCGACCGCCGAAATGGCCGCCCTGCTGATGGAAGAGGGTGAAAACACCCCCGCCGATCTGTTCTGGGCGCAAGATGCCGGTGCTCTGGGTGCGCTCGCGCCGCATTTCTCGGATCTGGCGGCCGGCGTCAATGAAACCGTGCTGCCGGTGTTCCGTGATCCGTCGAACAAATGGGTCGCAACCTCGGGCCGGACGCGCGTTCTGGTCTATTCGACCGACCGCGTCGAGGAAGGCGCCCTGCCCGCCGCCATCACCGATCTGACGGACGAGGCCTATCGCGGCCGCGTTGCCTGGGCGCCGACCAATGGCTCGTTCCAGGCCTTTGTCACCGCGTTTCGCCTGACCCATGGCGATGATGCGGCCAAAGCCTGGCTGGAAGGCATGATCGCGAATGAGACCAAGGTCTACCGCAACAACGGCACCCAGATCGAAGGCATCGCGAATGGCGAGGTCGATTTCGGTCTGGTGAATAACTATTACCTTGGCCGCTACACGGCCGCCGATGCCGAATACCCTGTCGATCAGACCCATTTCGGCGCGGGCGATATTGGTAACCTTGTTCTGGTCGCCGGTGCGGGCGTTATCGATGTGTCGGACAACAAGGACAATGCGCAGGCCTTTATCGACTTCCTGCTGTCCCCTGCCGCGCAACAATATATCACCCTGTCGGGCAACGAATATCCCGTGCGCGAAGGCATCATCCCGCAAGCGACGCTTGAGCCGCTGGCAACCGTGCAAGAGATCAGCCCCGCTGTGAACGTCAATGATATTGGCGATCTGGAAGGCACCCTGTCGCTGCTGCGCGATGTCGGCCTGCTGTAA